The DNA region CGGCGGACAGATACAGCGTCTCTCACTGTTGAGAGTTCTTTCCCTGCAACCCCGTTTCGTGGTGCTCGATGAACCTACATCATCGCTTGACCCCATCAGCCAGAAACAGATTGTCGAGCTTATCATGCACTACCATTCCGTCTTTAACATGGGCATCCTCTGGATATCTCATTCCGTCAGGTTTCTGGAGAAAAACGCTCATACCATTCATCGATTGGATTGAACGATGGATACCCTTTCGGCGATACAGGCGATAAATCATGATTCGTATGGGAGAATTGCCTCTCTCTGGGATAGAACGGTCAAGGAGAACTACGATTTCGAATTGCATGAGCGATGCAGGAACCTGTTCATCCGGCATCTGCCCGGAAAACGGATTCTTGAGGTGGGATGTGGCCTGGGATGGGACAGCCATTTTTTTTCGCTGGCCGGATACGATGTCACCGCCACCGATTTTCAGGAAGAATTCATTGCGCTGACCAAATCAAGGAATCCCGGTGTAAAGGCTCAGGTCATGGACATGACGATTCCGGCACACTTTCCCGAACCGTTTCATGGCATCTACGGATTCGCTTCTTTCCTCCATATTCCCCGCGAACAATCAGAAGAGACTTTAAAACGGCTGGCTGCCCTCCTGTGCGATAACGGCGTCTTTTTTCTGCACCATGTCCGGTCGAACAAGGGGATCATTCGGTACACACAGCCCCGACTGCTCATCGATAATAATCCGGCGTACTGTTTTTGTCACTCTGAAGATGAAATGAAACAAATGCTTCTCAACGCAGGATTGTCTTCAATCCAGTTTACCGGATATTCGTCGGGGAAAAGCGGCGGTCTTTCTGAGGAATTGGGATTGTCTCCGTATCAGGTGCTATCCTTTAAAAAATAATCCGCTGCTGTTCCTGTATAAGTCGGTAATGGCAACTGAAACGATATGTATAATCCTTATTTTTATTCCAATCCGGAAAAGCGTGTTCGGTGTGGAGGTCGTCTGTTCAATCCCGACTATCTCCACCAATGAAACAACAAGAACTGAGCAGTATTATTCCGAATTCCCTGAATGTCCCCCAATAATTTGAAACCGACCCTGTCCTTACCGTGCATCCTTTGCGCATCTGAATCCGATCATCGCCGCCCAGCCGGAGTACCTCATCGCGCTTCTGTACGTGCTCCCGATGTTCGCCGGCGGGGTCACCCATGACCCTCCGCGCATGAGCTGCCTGCCTTCCGGCATTCCGGCGATTTTTTTGCCCCAGGGATATTCGGTCCAGTTTCCTTCGAGCACCTCCCATACATTGCCTGCCATGTCATACACTCCCTCGGGAGTTTTCCCCTTTTCGTACGAGCCGACCGGGGTCGTATGACCGACATGGTGGTCGAAATTCACCCGCTCCGGATTTGGCGGCTCATTCCCCCAGGGATAGAGACGGGCTTCTTTTCCCCGCGCGGCGATCTCCCATTCGTATTCCGTGGGAAGACGCTTTCCCGCCCATACCGCATACGCCTGCGCCGATTCTGGCCGCATATAGACGACAGGGTAGTATTCTTTCCCCGGAACGACACTATACTTCCCTTCGCCGTTTTTGACGATGCCGCAGAAGTCGGGATCCGCCATATCCTCCATGTAGTGGGTATCGTTCCCCCCTACGTTGAGAAACCGGGCATAATCGCCTGTGGTGACTTCGTAACGGTCGATGTAGAAATCTTCCACGGTGACGGTGCCTTTGGGAGAATCTTCGGGGTCGGTGTTGTCCGGGCCTATCGTATAGGTACCGCCTTTGATTTTGACCATGTCACCGACATTCGGCTTCCGTTTTGACAGGGGTGCTTCGGTGAATGGAAACGAGTTTTCGAGCTCCGGGTCTTTGGGATCGATGACCGTCCGGTCGGACAGGATAACACGTCCCCATGACTCGGGGACATGCATGTCGTAGGCGAGATTGGGTGTCCATGTCCAGTCCCAGCACGAGCCCTTGTGATCGAAATCCGTAATAGGCCATACATTGCGCGGCCATTGGTACTGAACACGGCTGAATCCGATTCTCATGCATGTACCGTTCCGGCTGAGTTTTCCCCTGCTCATGTTTGTCTCGTCGAGCGATTTCCAGGGGATCGACACCTCGATCGTCCATCCCCGGTCGGTGTCGAGGGGATAGTTGATGCTCCCGTCCACACGTACCGCAGCGCGCAGTCCCTCGAGGTCCCAGGGCAGGCTGTACGGCCGGTTGTAAAAGTGCTGCGGCCAGCTCATGGGAAGACCGCCGCGGTGGAATTCCTTATGGAAAAACATGTCCCAGACCGTTCCCAGAATGTTGAATTCAAGCTCGATGTAATTCTGCGCATCGTCATCACTATCGATGAATATCTCGAAGTCGTTGTCGCCGCATACCACCGTATCGTTCTCCGCAATATGGCCGACAAGGTTCGGTTCTTCCAGTACGGCCGCAAAGTAAATGCGGTCGTTATCCCAGAGCATTTTCACCCGGGTTGCGAGAAACGGTTTCGTATAACCCCGCGTCGAAAGGATATGATCGAACCTGTTTGTCCATTCGGCGTTTGCCCAGCTCGTTTCATCCAGTGAGCCGTCGACGACAACAGGCCCGACCGCCCGGTAAATGACATACTGCCGCGGTTTGTGACGTTCCGGGATATAGGGCGCGGCGCTCGATGGGTATTTATAGTGAGGATCACGGTCGAAGTTGGCAGAATCCGCCGGATGAATGATGGTAATCATGAAAAATGAAAAAACAAGCGGAACCAGCGCTGAGACATGAAGACGATTATACATGACGGTCTCCCGGTATAATAAAAACCTGTGTTTGTGCCTGATTATAGTAATTTACCTTATTTTCCACGGGAACTCTTCTCGTGCATAACATATTGATAATTCGAAATATTTTCTGTTTATGCTCACCGCTCTTCGAGTACCTGTAAT from bacterium includes:
- a CDS encoding methyltransferase domain-containing protein encodes the protein MDTLSAIQAINHDSYGRIASLWDRTVKENYDFELHERCRNLFIRHLPGKRILEVGCGLGWDSHFFSLAGYDVTATDFQEEFIALTKSRNPGVKAQVMDMTIPAHFPEPFHGIYGFASFLHIPREQSEETLKRLAALLCDNGVFFLHHVRSNKGIIRYTQPRLLIDNNPAYCFCHSEDEMKQMLLNAGLSSIQFTGYSSGKSGGLSEELGLSPYQVLSFKK
- a CDS encoding SUMF1/EgtB/PvdO family nonheme iron enzyme produces the protein MYNRLHVSALVPLVFSFFMITIIHPADSANFDRDPHYKYPSSAAPYIPERHKPRQYVIYRAVGPVVVDGSLDETSWANAEWTNRFDHILSTRGYTKPFLATRVKMLWDNDRIYFAAVLEEPNLVGHIAENDTVVCGDNDFEIFIDSDDDAQNYIELEFNILGTVWDMFFHKEFHRGGLPMSWPQHFYNRPYSLPWDLEGLRAAVRVDGSINYPLDTDRGWTIEVSIPWKSLDETNMSRGKLSRNGTCMRIGFSRVQYQWPRNVWPITDFDHKGSCWDWTWTPNLAYDMHVPESWGRVILSDRTVIDPKDPELENSFPFTEAPLSKRKPNVGDMVKIKGGTYTIGPDNTDPEDSPKGTVTVEDFYIDRYEVTTGDYARFLNVGGNDTHYMEDMADPDFCGIVKNGEGKYSVVPGKEYYPVVYMRPESAQAYAVWAGKRLPTEYEWEIAARGKEARLYPWGNEPPNPERVNFDHHVGHTTPVGSYEKGKTPEGVYDMAGNVWEVLEGNWTEYPWGKKIAGMPEGRQLMRGGSWVTPPANIGSTYRSAMRYSGWAAMIGFRCAKDAR